A window from Prosthecochloris marina encodes these proteins:
- the purB gene encoding adenylosuccinate lyase produces MIPRYSPKDMKAIWTDEAKFERWLKLEIAAVEARVEAGVVPQEALDTIKENARFNVDEILEIEKETKHDVIAFLTNVNQYVGPQSRYIHEGLTSSDVGDTCLAMQMRDAGKILLKDVKTLIEVLGERAVEFKYTLEMGRTHGIHAEPTTFGLKLLLWHQEMLRNQERLERAVENVSVGKISGAVGTYQHLSPDIEAAVCKKLNLKPSPISTQILQRDRHAEFLTTLAIIASSIEKFSVEFRHLQRTEVRETEEFFSKGQKGSSAMPHKRNPITFERLTGLARVVRSNSIAGLENVALWHERDISHSSVERVIMPDSTIALCYMLRTFTDTLKDLLVYPDRMKENFDTSYGLTLSQTLLLALTGKGLSREEAYKLVQRNAMKSWEQKIQLKENVLQDQDILEHVSAEEIEKLFSSASILNKLRKSVDIIFVRNGL; encoded by the coding sequence GTGATACCACGTTACTCACCGAAAGACATGAAAGCCATCTGGACGGACGAGGCAAAGTTCGAACGCTGGTTAAAACTGGAAATAGCAGCTGTAGAGGCACGCGTCGAAGCCGGGGTTGTTCCCCAGGAGGCACTGGACACCATCAAAGAAAATGCAAGATTCAACGTTGATGAAATCCTTGAAATCGAAAAAGAGACGAAACACGACGTCATAGCGTTCCTTACCAACGTCAATCAATACGTAGGGCCTCAGTCTCGCTACATCCATGAGGGGCTCACCTCCTCAGATGTCGGCGATACCTGCCTTGCCATGCAGATGCGCGATGCCGGCAAGATTCTTCTCAAAGATGTAAAAACACTCATCGAAGTACTTGGGGAAAGAGCGGTTGAATTCAAATACACTCTGGAAATGGGCAGAACCCATGGCATCCATGCCGAACCGACAACCTTTGGGTTGAAACTTCTGCTCTGGCACCAGGAAATGCTTCGAAACCAGGAAAGGCTTGAAAGGGCGGTTGAAAACGTTTCCGTAGGCAAAATTTCAGGCGCAGTAGGCACATACCAGCACCTTTCACCGGATATAGAAGCCGCTGTATGCAAAAAGCTCAATCTGAAACCCTCACCGATCTCAACCCAGATTCTGCAGCGCGACCGGCACGCAGAGTTTCTTACGACACTTGCGATCATAGCTTCATCAATTGAAAAGTTTTCCGTTGAGTTCCGCCACCTGCAACGTACGGAGGTCAGAGAAACAGAGGAATTTTTCAGCAAGGGACAGAAAGGCAGTTCAGCCATGCCGCATAAACGAAACCCGATCACTTTTGAGCGTTTGACAGGGCTTGCAAGGGTAGTTCGCTCGAACTCCATTGCCGGGCTGGAAAACGTAGCCCTGTGGCATGAAAGAGACATTTCACACTCATCGGTCGAAAGGGTTATCATGCCCGACTCGACGATTGCCCTGTGCTATATGCTCCGTACCTTTACCGATACCCTTAAAGATCTTCTTGTCTACCCGGACAGGATGAAGGAGAACTTCGACACATCTTACGGACTTACACTTTCGCAAACATTACTCCTTGCGCTTACAGGAAAAGGACTGAGCAGAGAAGAAGCCTATAAGCTCGTGCAGCGTAACGCCATGAAAAGCTGGGAACAGAAAATCCAGCTTAAAGAAAACGTTCTGCAGGATCAGGACATCCTCGAACATGTTTCAGCTGAAGAAATAGAAAAACTCTTCTCATCGGCAAGCATCCTTAACAAGCTTAGAAAAAGCGTTGACATCATCTTTGTTCGTAACGGGCTCTGA
- a CDS encoding SoxR reducing system RseC family protein: protein MLKTYKGKAEIEIVCTEASKENVHCGACSMGQKPSAKPQTVLAQNKIEAKPGDMVECDQKEHAEVKAALLLLIGPLVLFMIALGIANALNLELWQSFLSGAAVLGVTYIVLRYSLKNKTYYYITGIK from the coding sequence GTGTTGAAAACATATAAGGGAAAAGCAGAAATCGAGATCGTCTGTACCGAAGCTTCAAAAGAAAATGTGCACTGTGGAGCATGCAGCATGGGGCAAAAGCCCTCTGCGAAACCCCAGACGGTTCTTGCCCAGAACAAAATAGAGGCAAAGCCCGGCGATATGGTCGAATGTGATCAGAAAGAGCATGCGGAGGTCAAAGCAGCATTGCTGCTGCTCATCGGCCCGCTGGTACTCTTTATGATAGCGCTTGGAATAGCAAATGCCCTGAATCTCGAACTCTGGCAATCATTTCTTTCCGGCGCAGCGGTTCTTGGAGTGACATATATCGTTCTGAGATATTCGCTGAAGAATAAAACGTATTACTACATCACAGGAATTAAATAA
- a CDS encoding Fe-S cluster domain-containing protein, giving the protein MISEAFIPAVASLGSVALTLGLIIFYVSKKFYVEEDPMVVIVNDILPGVNCGACGYPSCGQFAEVLVETKDSSMSCPVGGADLASQLGTTLGITMAEPKPITAVVLCQGDNDTAKQTAEYLGIQDCWAATQTYVGPKQCRYSCIGLGSCIAFCDFDAMRLENGLIVIDKDRCTGCAACISACPTGVLVMQEKKAERYFIACNSHDKGAATKKACDAGCIACQKCVKVCEDDAIVIENFLARIIQEKCTACGKCIEVCPTKVNCIVLERDLNEVKQKKAS; this is encoded by the coding sequence ATGATTAGTGAAGCATTCATACCGGCAGTTGCAAGCCTTGGTTCAGTAGCACTCACACTAGGTCTTATAATCTTCTATGTATCCAAAAAATTCTACGTCGAAGAAGATCCCATGGTCGTCATCGTCAATGACATTCTTCCCGGTGTCAACTGCGGAGCCTGCGGTTATCCCAGTTGCGGGCAGTTCGCCGAGGTTCTTGTCGAAACCAAGGATTCATCGATGTCGTGTCCGGTAGGCGGAGCCGATCTTGCCTCGCAGCTCGGCACGACACTTGGAATCACAATGGCTGAACCCAAGCCGATAACAGCCGTAGTACTTTGCCAGGGCGACAACGATACAGCGAAACAAACCGCAGAATATTTGGGAATTCAGGACTGCTGGGCGGCAACCCAAACCTACGTCGGGCCGAAACAATGTCGCTATTCCTGCATCGGCCTTGGCTCCTGTATCGCATTCTGCGATTTCGACGCAATGCGTCTGGAAAATGGCCTTATAGTCATTGACAAAGACCGTTGCACTGGCTGTGCTGCCTGTATTTCGGCTTGCCCGACCGGTGTGCTTGTGATGCAGGAAAAGAAAGCGGAACGCTACTTTATAGCCTGCAATTCACATGACAAAGGTGCTGCCACAAAGAAAGCTTGTGACGCAGGTTGTATCGCCTGCCAGAAATGCGTCAAGGTTTGTGAAGACGATGCAATTGTCATCGAGAATTTCCTTGCCAGGATTATTCAGGAAAAATGCACCGCCTGTGGTAAATGCATCGAGGTCTGCCCGACCAAGGTCAACTGCATTGTCCTTGAGCGGGACCTCAATGAAGTGAAACAAAAAAAAGCCTCGTAA
- the rsxC gene encoding electron transport complex subunit RsxC, with product MKTFKTGGIHPPENKFTENSPIEEMPVPAELAISLNQHLGKPAKPLVKVGSEVKKGQLIGEADGFISANVHASTSGKVKAIKPHPHPGGQYAMTVFITADGKDEWAEGLDTEPADWRNFSKEEIIGKIKQAGIVGMGGAGFPTNVKLSPPPDKQIDTIILNGAECEPFLTADHRLMLESPEAVIEGLEIITSLFSGQAKAYIGIESNKKDAIAVLSKLASPKGIEVVSLKTKYPQGAEKQLINAITGRTIEQGELPFDKGCLVQNIGTAVAIYEAVCKNKPLVDRIVTVSGLEIGHPKNIRTVIGTSFRDISRFCGDPKESTNQIISGGPMMGKALFTLDVPVVKTTSGILFVNNAGIEKARERTCIRCSKCVDVCPQGLAPWLLANVAQIREFDEIQLLGLANCTECGSCTYVCPSKRELVHWIKYAKALVNNRQKRKSA from the coding sequence ATGAAGACATTTAAAACGGGAGGTATACACCCTCCTGAAAACAAGTTCACTGAAAACAGTCCCATAGAAGAGATGCCAGTTCCGGCAGAACTGGCCATATCTCTCAACCAGCATCTCGGTAAACCGGCTAAACCTCTGGTAAAGGTCGGGAGCGAAGTGAAAAAAGGACAACTGATCGGTGAAGCTGACGGTTTTATTTCCGCAAATGTTCATGCAAGCACAAGCGGCAAGGTTAAAGCCATCAAGCCACATCCTCATCCCGGCGGCCAGTACGCCATGACAGTGTTCATCACAGCTGATGGAAAAGATGAATGGGCTGAAGGACTCGATACCGAACCGGCGGACTGGCGGAATTTTTCGAAAGAAGAAATCATAGGCAAGATCAAGCAGGCCGGAATCGTAGGCATGGGCGGTGCCGGATTTCCGACCAATGTCAAGCTTTCTCCTCCCCCGGACAAACAAATCGATACCATCATTCTCAATGGTGCCGAGTGCGAACCTTTTCTGACGGCAGACCACCGCCTCATGCTCGAATCACCGGAAGCAGTCATTGAAGGATTGGAAATCATCACATCACTCTTCTCAGGACAGGCGAAAGCTTACATCGGCATCGAATCCAATAAAAAGGATGCTATCGCAGTCCTTTCGAAGCTTGCGTCACCAAAAGGCATCGAGGTTGTTTCTTTAAAAACCAAGTACCCCCAGGGTGCAGAGAAACAGCTTATCAACGCAATTACCGGCAGAACAATAGAACAGGGTGAACTGCCTTTCGACAAAGGATGCCTCGTACAGAATATAGGAACGGCCGTAGCCATTTACGAAGCTGTATGTAAAAACAAGCCCTTGGTTGACCGTATCGTAACGGTTTCCGGCCTTGAAATCGGACACCCAAAAAACATCCGCACGGTCATCGGCACGAGTTTCAGAGATATCTCCCGTTTCTGCGGCGACCCGAAAGAAAGCACAAACCAGATTATTTCCGGTGGCCCTATGATGGGTAAAGCACTTTTCACGCTCGATGTACCGGTTGTAAAAACCACATCGGGCATTCTTTTTGTCAACAACGCCGGTATTGAAAAAGCACGCGAGCGCACCTGCATCAGGTGTAGTAAATGCGTCGATGTCTGCCCTCAGGGTCTCGCGCCATGGCTGCTCGCCAATGTTGCTCAAATCCGTGAATTTGACGAAATTCAGCTCCTGGGCCTTGCAAACTGTACGGAGTGCGGCAGTTGTACCTACGTCTGCCCATCGAAACGCGAACTTGTTCACTGGATCAAGTACGCCAAGGCACTAGTCAATAACCGCCAAAAACGCAAATCAGCTTAA
- a CDS encoding RnfABCDGE type electron transport complex subunit D, translated as MESVNLKVSNAPFVRSKDSIESVMYNVALALAPATVMSVYLFGMKALVLTTVSILSCIAFEWLMDKARNKPNSCLDGSALVTGLLLALNVPANLPLWMVVVGSFIAIVATKHVFGGLGYNVFNPALVARVFLLISFPAAMTSWPIPVPFSLDMMVDMETGASPLGILKTDGVQAALGSLSLMDGFYGTMTGSLGETSALALLAGAAWLWYKKYITMYIPLTIIGSVFLFTGLFYLIDPTTYASPVFHMVTGGLILGAFFMATDMVTSPLSIRGQLLFGLGCGLLTAVIRLWGGYPEGISFAILIMNSFVPLIDRWDLNDRKAQQNKKPETK; from the coding sequence ATGGAATCAGTAAACCTTAAAGTTTCAAATGCACCATTCGTTCGTTCGAAAGACTCGATCGAATCGGTCATGTACAATGTCGCCCTCGCCCTTGCTCCTGCAACGGTTATGTCGGTGTACCTTTTCGGCATGAAAGCCCTTGTCCTGACGACAGTCTCCATTCTCAGCTGCATAGCTTTCGAATGGCTTATGGACAAAGCAAGAAACAAACCCAACTCCTGCCTCGACGGCAGCGCTCTTGTTACCGGCCTGCTTCTTGCATTGAACGTGCCGGCGAATCTGCCGCTCTGGATGGTTGTCGTCGGTTCGTTTATCGCCATTGTAGCCACAAAGCATGTGTTCGGTGGGTTGGGCTACAATGTTTTCAACCCGGCGCTTGTAGCCAGGGTATTCCTGCTCATTTCGTTTCCGGCAGCAATGACAAGCTGGCCTATACCTGTCCCCTTCTCTCTTGACATGATGGTGGATATGGAAACCGGAGCCTCACCTCTCGGCATCCTGAAAACAGATGGAGTTCAAGCCGCGCTCGGTTCACTTTCACTCATGGATGGCTTTTATGGCACGATGACCGGCAGCCTTGGTGAAACGTCAGCCCTCGCCCTGCTTGCAGGTGCAGCATGGTTATGGTACAAGAAGTACATCACGATGTACATCCCTCTTACCATTATCGGTTCCGTCTTCTTGTTTACCGGTCTGTTTTATCTGATCGACCCGACAACCTATGCGTCTCCGGTTTTCCATATGGTTACGGGTGGATTGATCCTGGGAGCATTTTTCATGGCAACCGACATGGTTACTTCTCCGCTTTCCATTCGAGGCCAACTGCTTTTCGGACTGGGTTGTGGACTCCTGACGGCCGTAATCCGCCTCTGGGGAGGGTACCCTGAAGGAATTTCATTCGCCATTCTTATCATGAACTCTTTCGTCCCGCTTATCGACCGCTGGGATCTTAACGACAGAAAAGCACAACAAAACAAGAAGCCGGAAACAAAATGA
- a CDS encoding RnfABCDGE type electron transport complex subunit G, whose protein sequence is MRPIIILTIVGILSATLLAVVEDLTREPIAVAKEQMKRKAIEQIFPFTFDSLNTVTTEQTTFYEAYNQENTLEGIAVETSTEDGYSGLIEILLGVSPEQKILGYKVLYHRETPGLGDKIDKPKFKEQFKGRTLENTNWTVKKDGGDIDELTAATISSEAVADAVVKGLEFINEQYPKSSAE, encoded by the coding sequence ATGAGACCAATAATTATCCTTACTATTGTCGGCATACTGAGCGCCACCCTGCTTGCTGTCGTGGAAGACCTCACACGTGAACCTATAGCAGTTGCCAAAGAGCAGATGAAACGAAAAGCGATCGAACAGATTTTTCCGTTTACCTTTGACAGCCTGAACACGGTTACAACCGAACAAACGACCTTTTACGAAGCCTATAACCAGGAAAACACACTTGAAGGCATTGCGGTCGAGACCTCTACAGAGGATGGCTACAGCGGACTTATTGAAATCCTGCTCGGAGTCTCTCCCGAGCAGAAAATCCTTGGCTACAAAGTCCTTTATCACCGCGAAACTCCGGGTCTCGGTGATAAAATCGACAAACCCAAATTCAAAGAGCAGTTCAAGGGGCGCACACTTGAAAATACCAACTGGACAGTTAAAAAGGACGGTGGAGACATCGATGAACTCACTGCCGCCACGATCTCCTCAGAAGCCGTTGCCGATGCCGTCGTCAAAGGCCTTGAATTCATTAACGAGCAATACCCTAAATCTTCAGCAGAATGA
- the rsxE gene encoding electron transport complex subunit RsxE, producing MNEALNIFTRGFVRENPVTKMLLGLCPVLAVTTSAINGLGMGLATTFVLLGSNVVIALASKAIPNTVRIPSFILVIATFVTIVDLLIQAFSPELNQSLGIFIPLIVVNCMILGRAEAFASRNGLWYSIIDAIGMGLGFTFALLLLSIFREVLGSGTIFNIPLVGEDASTILVFALPPGAFAGLGLIIAGLNSLEKKMGDKK from the coding sequence ATGAACGAAGCGTTAAATATTTTCACCAGAGGATTTGTCAGGGAAAACCCTGTAACAAAGATGCTCCTCGGGCTCTGCCCAGTGCTTGCCGTCACAACATCGGCTATCAACGGGCTCGGTATGGGACTGGCGACAACCTTTGTCCTTCTCGGATCGAATGTTGTCATAGCCCTGGCATCCAAAGCGATCCCCAACACTGTCAGAATACCATCGTTTATTCTGGTTATCGCGACGTTTGTGACCATTGTCGATCTGCTGATTCAGGCGTTCTCTCCCGAGCTGAACCAGTCGCTCGGCATCTTTATCCCGCTGATCGTGGTAAACTGTATGATTCTTGGCAGAGCTGAAGCGTTTGCCAGCCGAAACGGTCTCTGGTACTCGATTATCGATGCTATCGGGATGGGACTCGGCTTTACTTTTGCCCTCCTCCTGCTATCGATATTCCGTGAAGTCCTCGGTTCCGGAACGATATTCAACATCCCGCTTGTCGGCGAAGATGCAAGTACCATACTTGTCTTCGCACTGCCTCCCGGTGCGTTTGCCGGGCTTGGGCTGATCATAGCCGGACTCAATTCACTCGAAAAGAAAATGGGAGATAAGAAATGA
- the rsxA gene encoding electron transport complex subunit RsxA: MNEISGLLLVIVSAIFVNNVVFARFLGICPYLGVSRKLDTALGMGFAVTFVMTIATAIGYVLHYGILVPFKIEFMQTIMFILVIASLVQLVEIVLKKVSKSLYNSLGIFLPLITTNCAILGVALIAIQEDYSFVTSVVFAFFSAMGFILAILLFAGIREKLEEADVPKPFKNVPIGFISAAILSLAFMGFSGLVK, translated from the coding sequence ATGAATGAAATATCGGGACTTCTGCTTGTTATCGTCAGTGCTATATTCGTCAATAACGTTGTTTTTGCCCGTTTTCTCGGCATCTGCCCTTACCTCGGCGTATCGAGGAAACTGGATACCGCCCTCGGCATGGGCTTTGCCGTAACCTTCGTAATGACTATCGCCACTGCCATCGGGTACGTACTGCATTACGGGATACTGGTACCCTTCAAAATAGAGTTCATGCAGACGATCATGTTTATCCTCGTGATCGCCTCTCTTGTTCAGCTTGTTGAAATCGTTTTGAAGAAAGTGAGCAAGTCACTCTACAACTCGCTTGGGATTTTCCTGCCGCTCATTACCACAAACTGTGCTATCCTCGGAGTTGCCTTGATTGCCATACAAGAAGATTATTCGTTCGTCACCTCCGTGGTATTCGCCTTTTTCTCGGCAATGGGCTTTATCCTCGCCATTCTCCTGTTTGCAGGTATCAGGGAAAAACTCGAAGAAGCCGACGTACCGAAACCCTTCAAAAACGTCCCGATAGGATTCATTTCAGCAGCGATCCTTTCCCTCGCCTTCATGGGCTTCTCGGGCCTCGTGAAATAA
- a CDS encoding GNAT family N-acetyltransferase, whose protein sequence is MIHLDELSFQRGLPEIHRECAASLYDEAFGRKFRVAVRSEKLRRFLLTRCFQRDYAFVAIAGDKLVGIAGFHTTIGSFTGGITYKELVSLLGIVAGSWAAVIFGFYDRTPEKGVLLMDGIAVHRDYRGGGIGGKLLEELVAYAEKNRYEKVRLDVIDTNPKAKKLYERVGFRSLGTQRYPYLQWLLGFGGSTTMELDVQTQNKKAAS, encoded by the coding sequence ATGATACACCTCGACGAGTTATCTTTTCAACGGGGATTGCCCGAGATACATCGTGAATGTGCAGCTTCCCTTTACGATGAAGCTTTTGGGCGAAAGTTCAGGGTTGCTGTCCGCTCCGAAAAACTACGTCGGTTTCTCCTGACGCGTTGTTTTCAGCGTGACTATGCTTTTGTTGCCATTGCTGGTGACAAGCTTGTGGGAATTGCAGGTTTTCACACCACAATAGGTTCATTTACCGGGGGGATAACGTACAAGGAGCTGGTTTCTTTACTGGGGATTGTCGCGGGCAGTTGGGCTGCCGTGATCTTCGGTTTCTACGATAGAACGCCTGAAAAAGGAGTGCTGTTGATGGATGGGATCGCTGTCCATCGTGATTATCGGGGTGGAGGGATTGGCGGGAAGTTGCTGGAAGAATTGGTTGCTTATGCGGAAAAAAACAGGTATGAAAAGGTTCGTCTTGATGTGATAGACACCAACCCCAAAGCCAAGAAATTGTATGAACGTGTCGGTTTCAGGTCCCTCGGAACTCAACGATATCCTTATTTACAATGGCTTTTGGGGTTCGGTGGCTCTACGACAATGGAGCTGGATGTTCAAACCCAAAACAAAAAGGCCGCTTCCTGA
- a CDS encoding AraC family transcriptional regulator yields MKNEEPQIKELAERDVACVSFTGNYVGNAQVFANLFNKLGEWAAPRGLMGPETVFLSAYQDDPETTPPDELTLECCMSIPAGTEVDGDIRKKVLPGGRYVVMHAELEGPEEYGKAWEMLAEWIQRSGQEMVDMSRPSYEVYLNNPEEHPAKHHIIEICMSVKKR; encoded by the coding sequence ATGAAAAACGAAGAACCGCAAATCAAGGAATTGGCCGAAAGGGATGTGGCGTGTGTATCCTTTACCGGTAACTATGTTGGCAATGCTCAGGTTTTTGCGAACCTGTTCAACAAGCTTGGTGAATGGGCTGCGCCGAGAGGATTGATGGGGCCTGAAACGGTTTTTTTATCAGCATACCAGGATGATCCTGAAACAACACCGCCTGATGAACTGACGCTTGAATGCTGTATGAGCATTCCCGCAGGTACCGAGGTTGACGGTGATATTCGAAAAAAAGTCCTTCCCGGAGGACGTTACGTTGTCATGCATGCGGAACTGGAAGGCCCGGAAGAGTATGGTAAAGCATGGGAGATGCTGGCAGAGTGGATACAAAGGAGCGGTCAGGAGATGGTGGATATGTCAAGACCGAGTTACGAGGTCTATCTGAACAACCCTGAAGAGCATCCTGCAAAACATCACATTATTGAAATCTGCATGAGCGTTAAAAAGCGCTGA
- a CDS encoding inorganic diphosphatase — protein sequence MRHRKSALQVCLLFPCIFAVINCGNPKQSGGTAGHLSEPVLKNQYTLAGTKNLYSGYRPIDSKGYIHVVVEIPAGTSQKWEVNKNSGNLELELKDKKPRIVNYLGYPGNYGMVPRTLLPEEKGGDGDPLDVIVLGPAVPRGTVLQARLIGMLKMLDGGEQDDKLIAVMLDSHFADIGSLEELEDRYVGALRILDLWFSNYKGYGVMESGGMADEKEARRVLEKAIDAYSEQEVLAEK from the coding sequence ATGAGGCACAGAAAAAGCGCTTTACAGGTGTGTCTGCTCTTTCCATGCATTTTTGCAGTCATAAATTGCGGTAACCCAAAGCAGTCGGGAGGCACAGCCGGGCATTTGTCTGAACCGGTTCTGAAAAATCAATATACCCTTGCTGGGACAAAGAACCTATATTCCGGTTATCGACCAATAGATTCAAAAGGGTATATCCATGTAGTTGTTGAAATCCCTGCAGGTACCAGTCAGAAATGGGAGGTAAACAAAAACAGCGGCAATCTGGAGTTGGAACTCAAGGACAAGAAACCGCGTATTGTGAATTATCTCGGCTATCCGGGCAATTATGGAATGGTTCCGCGCACGCTGCTCCCCGAGGAAAAAGGAGGGGACGGTGATCCTTTGGATGTTATCGTTCTCGGGCCTGCAGTGCCCAGAGGTACGGTTTTGCAAGCGCGGCTTATCGGTATGCTGAAAATGCTCGATGGAGGAGAACAGGATGATAAACTGATTGCGGTGATGCTTGATTCTCATTTTGCCGATATCGGGTCGCTGGAGGAATTGGAGGATCGTTATGTGGGGGCTCTTCGTATTCTTGATCTCTGGTTCTCCAATTACAAAGGTTACGGAGTCATGGAATCAGGTGGTATGGCTGATGAGAAAGAAGCGAGAAGAGTATTGGAGAAGGCAATTGACGCTTATTCGGAACAGGAGGTATTGGCTGAAAAGTGA
- a CDS encoding agmatinase family protein produces MGKLIMGLKDLSSLVTPNNILATGGVRLVPDDSVTFIAEIVRPWGTVSDAEVGLLGVPFDGCVSYRPGTRFGPDSIRQALKLGTTYSVALDQDFSGLHLVDCGDVIASNVIKDMHDRVESVMSILFENRIFPLTIGGDHSISYPCIRALSRKNRGTRVGVIDFDAHFDSRKALPGREHSGMWVEQIQSMDGLPVAAANIVQIGIGDFAYSREYRNSILNHGGSFYTPQDIRNKGLETVVDKAVEQATRGVEALYVTVDIDCIQQAYAPGTSVPNPVGLSPWDLLAALDRISVHPLFSGFDLVEVAPPLDIDGMTSRLGAEIIRRVLCGLSLRFR; encoded by the coding sequence TTGGGAAAACTAATCATGGGGCTCAAAGATCTATCATCGCTGGTTACTCCCAATAATATTCTGGCAACAGGAGGGGTACGTTTAGTTCCTGATGACAGCGTTACTTTTATCGCCGAGATAGTTCGCCCATGGGGTACAGTATCGGATGCTGAAGTCGGGCTGCTCGGGGTACCTTTTGATGGATGCGTGAGCTATCGACCGGGAACCCGTTTCGGTCCGGACAGCATTCGCCAGGCTTTAAAGTTAGGAACTACCTACAGTGTTGCATTGGATCAGGATTTTTCAGGACTTCATCTTGTTGATTGTGGGGATGTTATTGCCTCTAATGTTATAAAGGATATGCATGATAGAGTAGAATCAGTCATGAGCATATTGTTCGAGAACCGGATTTTTCCTTTGACAATCGGGGGTGACCATTCGATTTCATATCCTTGTATTCGTGCTTTGAGTAGAAAAAACAGGGGAACGCGTGTTGGTGTAATAGATTTTGATGCACATTTTGATTCTCGTAAAGCTTTGCCGGGTAGAGAGCATTCCGGCATGTGGGTGGAACAAATACAATCTATGGATGGTTTGCCTGTTGCTGCCGCTAATATAGTCCAGATAGGCATTGGTGATTTTGCGTACTCCCGTGAGTATCGGAACAGTATATTGAACCACGGGGGGAGCTTTTATACACCGCAAGACATTAGAAATAAAGGGCTTGAAACTGTTGTTGATAAAGCTGTTGAACAAGCAACACGAGGTGTTGAAGCTCTCTATGTCACTGTCGATATTGACTGTATCCAGCAGGCTTATGCTCCTGGAACAAGTGTTCCTAATCCGGTTGGTCTTAGTCCATGGGACCTATTGGCCGCTTTGGATCGAATTTCTGTCCATCCTCTCTTTTCGGGTTTTGATCTTGTAGAAGTAGCACCTCCACTGGACATCGATGGCATGACATCGCGTTTGGGAGCGGAAATTATCAGGCGGGTTTTGTGTGGTTTGTCTTTACGTTTCCGCTGA